The Prinia subflava isolate CZ2003 ecotype Zambia chromosome 5, Cam_Psub_1.2, whole genome shotgun sequence genome window below encodes:
- the HAUS2 gene encoding HAUS augmin-like complex subunit 2, translating to MAAPRRSPARRHSGVPLPAAASPRPSPRGVGEPELDSDSDSMLEGGPELELGLWLDVESDEEQGGGAPWQPGERSAAAALLERCVAAGAVSQETLDLTCRRTPCFAKFSEMEEMVNMEAEINEIKLKIEMMQLENETADVTHHFYLGKKCEILQDMNRHLEAILKEKRDLRKRLIKHRCQESLPIEATFHKCIVQLLTEAVAFIEKLESHLQSVRSIPQIPHMMSNMDTTLSKTEVLMIELEELTEQILKWEEMQKEVYSNNVCNTTDLDFGLSFT from the exons ATGGCGGCCCCCAGGCGCTCCCCGGCCCGGCGGCACAGCGGCGTCCCGCTGCCTGCGGCCGCCAGCCCCAGGCCCAGTCCCCGCGGGGTGGGCGAGCCCGAGCTCGACTCCGACTCCGACTCCATGCTCGAAGGCGGTCCGGAGCTGGAGCTCGGCTTGTGGCTCGACGTGGAGAGCGATGAGGAGCAGGGCGGCGGCGCGCCCTGGCAGCCCGGGGAGCGCtcggcggcggccgcgctgcTGGAGCGGTGCGTGGCGGCGGGCGCCGTGAGCCAG GAGACCTTGGATTTAACATGCAGAAGAACGCCGTGCTTTGCAAAATTCTCAGAGATGGAGGAAATGGTAAACATGGAAGCTGAAATCAATGAG ataaaactgaaaattgAAATGATGCAGTTGGAGAATGAGACAGCAGACGTTACTCACCATTTTTACTTAG GGAAAAAGTGCGAGATTTTGCAAGATATGAACAGGCACCTGGAAGCCATactgaaagagaagagggaTCTCAGAAAGAGGTTGATCAAACACAGATGTCAAGAAAGCCTGCCTATTGAGGCTACTTTTCACAA GTGTATAGTACAGCTGTTGACTGAGGCTGTGGCTTTCATAGAGAAGCTTGAAAGCCATTTGCAGTCTGTGAGAAGCATCCCTCAGATACCACATATGATGAGCAATATG GACACTACTTTGTCAAAAACAGAGGTGCTCATGATAGAATTGGAGGAGCTGACAGAGCAAATACTGAAATGGGAGGAAATGCAAAAGGAAGTGTATTCTAACAATGTATGCAATACTACCGACTTGGACTTTGGCTTATCTTTTACCTAA